The DNA region GCGATTCCTTGCCGCCGAAACCGCCGCCCATCCGGCGGCATTCGATCAGCACGTTGTGCGACGCCACGCCCAACGCGTGCGCGACCATGTGTTGCATTTCGGTCGGATGCTGCGTCGAACAGTAAACGTGCATGCCGTCGTCGTCCTTCGGCACCGCGTACGAAATCTGGCCTTCCAGATAGAACTGCTCCTGACCGCCGAGCAGCATCTCGCCGGCTTCGCGATGCGCGGCGCGGGCGATCTTCGTGCCGGCTTCGCCGCGCGCGAGTTTTATCGGCGGCAGGACGTGCTGGTTCGCGGCGCGGGCCTGCTGTGCGGTGAGAATCGCCGGCAATTCTTCGTAGACGATTTCCGCGCGGCGCGCCGCGAGGCGCGCCGTTTCATGCGATGTCGCGACCACGATGAAGATCGGCTGGCCGACGTATTGCACGAGGCCGTCGGCGAGAATCGGATCGTCGCCGTGGATGATCGGGCCGACGTCGTTGACGCCCGGGATGTCGTCCGCGGTGAAGATCGCGACCACGCCCGGCGTGGCGCGCACCTTGTCGAGCGACATCGAGACGATTTTCGCGTGGGCTTTCGACGACAGGCCGAGCGCCGCGTGCAGCGTGCCGGCGAGCGTCGGAATGTCGTCTGTATAGGTAGCTCGGCCGCTTACGTGCAGATGCGCGGACTCGTGCGGACGCGAGATGTGGACCTGGGTGAAGTCCTCGAGATCCTGAAGGTCTTTCAGGAACGGTTCGGCGTGCTGATTCATTGTTGTGTTCTCCGTATCCTTTCGTCGTCTCAGGCGCCGACCGGTGCGCAGGCCGCAGCGACCGCGCGCACATCCAGCGCGCTCTTCGGCAGCGGGTTGTTCGGACGCGTTTCGAGCCAGAAGCGGTACAACGTGTTCTTCGCCGATTCGAGGCGATAGTGGCTGGTCGCGCGCATGTCCGACAGCGGCGCGTAGTCGTTGCCGAGCGCGAGCATCGCGGCCTGCGCGGTGGCTTCGTGCCATTCGGCGTCGCGCAGCACGGCTTCCGCGTGGGTCGCGCGCTTGGACGTGGCGGCCATGCCGCCGAACGCGATGCGCGGCTCGCGGATCAGGTTGCCGTCGGCGATGAACGCGAACGCGGCACACACCGCCGAGATATCCGAATCGAAACGCTTCGACAGTTTGTAGGTACGGAATTGCAGGTTCCGACGCACGCCGGTGCGCGTCGGCACTTTCAGGCCGACGACGAACTCATGCTCCGCCATGTCCTTCTTCTGATACGCGAGGTACAGGTCTTCGAGCGGCATCTCGCGCTCGATCTCGCCGCCGCGCACGATCACGCGCGCGCCGAGCGCGATCAGGCCTGGCATCGAATCGCCGATCGGCGAGCCGTTGGCGATATTGCCGCCCAGCGTGCCGGCATTGCGAATCGGCAGCGACGCGAAGCGTTGCCACATTTCAATCAGTTCGGGATATTGCTTCGCGATCTCCGCGTAGGCTTTTTCGACGCTGACACCCGCGCCGATCTCGATCCATTCGTCGTTGGTCTCCAGCTTCTGCAACTCGGTGATCTGTCCCACGTAGACGATGTTGCCGAGCTCGCGCATCTGCTTGGTGACCCACAGGCCGATGTCCGTGCTGCCGGCGAGAATGCGCGCGGCCGGTTCGGCTTCCTTGATCCTGGCGAGTGCTTCGACCGTGCGCGGCGCGTCGAACTGCTGGCCGGCGTGCTGGTAGTGGAAGGTGTCCTTGCGCTCGAGCGTGGCGAGCGTGGTGGCGAGCGCCTCGACATTGACCGGCGCTTTCGGCGCGGGCGCTTCGAACATGCGCACCGCCGCGTCGACGATCGGGCGGTAGCCCGTGCAGCGGCACAGGTTGCCCGTCAGCGCATTGCTGATCGCCTCGCGCGACGGCACCGTCTTGTTCGCGCAGCTGTGCTCGTGACCGTGCTTTTCATAGAGCGACCACATCGACATGACGAAGCCCGGCGTGCAGAAGCCGCACTGCGAGCCGTGACATTCGACCATCGCTTCCTGCACGGGATGGAGCGACCCGTCCGGCTGGCGCAGGTCTTCGACGGTGAAGAGCGCCTTGCCGTCGAGCGTCGGCACGAACTGAATGCAGGCGTTGACCGCCTTGAAGTCGACGCCGCCCGCTTCGTTGCGCTCGCCGATCACGACCGTGCACGCGCCGCAGTCGCCTTCGGCGCAGCCTTCCTTCGTGCCCGTGCAATGCGCGTCCTCGCGCAGATACTGCAGCACGGTGCGGGTGACGGGCGCGTCCTTGATCTCGCGGATCGCGTTGCGGTGATAGAAGCGAATCGGCTCAGTCATGTCTCGTTACTCTCGAATGTTCTGTGTCCGTGGGACGTGCAGCAGGGATGGTTCGAAAACTATCACCGTCAATAAATACAACCCATAGCGGCGATCGCATGCGGGACATATCCGCAAAACGATATCGAGATGGGTTTGAGGGGCTGTTGACTTATGGTGATTTTGAATTTTTGCCGTATTTTTATATTTTATATTGACGAACAGCCATTTCGCGTCCACGTGTTTCGGGCAGCCATGCTGAAAAAGTAGGCGCCAACGGGTCAGAAATGGACCACTATGAGATTCCCGGAAAGCGTTCTTGTCCGATGAATTATTAAGCATGTCCTGCAAGAAAACCGGTTCCATGGGAAAATCACGCCTTCCCGCCGAATTCAAGTCTCGTTTTCCCCATGTCCACCGACTCAGCGACACCTCGCAGCGAATTTGCGACGACCATGCAGATCATTCCGGTCGTCTTTTTCACGTTTCTTTGCTATCTGACGATCGGAATTCCGCTTGCGGTGTTGCCGGGCTACGTCCACGACGACCTCGGTTACAGCGCCGTGCTGGCTGGTGCCGCCATCAGCGTGCAGTATCTGGCGACGCTGGCGTCGCGGCCGCTGGCTGGCCGTTCCGCGGACACGTTGGGGCCGAAGCGGACGGTGACGATTGGTTTGATGGGTTGTGGCGCGAGCGGAGTTCTGTTGTTGCTGGCTGTGCTGTGCGGGCGCTGGCCCGTGCTGAGCCTGGGGCTGCTGGTCTGCAGCCGGCTCGTGTTGGGATTCGGCGAGAGCCTGTGTGGCACGGGCGCGATTCTGTGGGGCATCGGCCGGGTGGGCACGAGCAACAATGCGCGGGTGATCTCGTGGAACGGTATCGCGACGTATGGTGCGCTGGCGATCGGCGCGCCGCTGGGCGTGGCGATCGAACACACGGTCGGATTTGCCGCGTTGGGAATTCTGGTGATTCTGCTGGCGGCGCTCGGGTTTTATCTCGCCCGTCCGATCGCGCCGGTGCCGATCGTGCATGGCGAGCGGATGTCATACCGCAGTGTGTTTACTCGCGTGCTGCCGCATGGGATTGGGTTGGCGCTCGGGTCGGTCGGGTTTGGGTCGATCGCGACTTTCATTACGCTGTTTTATGCGGCGAAGCATTGGCCGAATGCGGCGCTCTCGTTGACGGTGTTCGGGACGCTGTTTATCGGGGCGCGGTTGCTGTTTGCCAATACGATCAAGACTTATGGCGGGTTTCGGGTCGCGATTGCTTCGTTTTCGTTTGAATGCGCCGGGTTGTTGATGTTGTGGCTTGCGCCTGAGCCTCATGTTGCGCTTGCTGGCGCGGCTTTGACTGGGTTTGGGTTTGCTTTGGTGTTTCCGGCTCTTGGGGTCGAGGCGGTTGGGCTTGTGCCGCCGGCTAGTCGTGGGGCGGCTTTGTCGGCTTATTCGGTGTTTCTCGATCTCTCGCTCGGGATTACTGGGCCGTTGGCCGGGTATATCGCTGGTGAGTTTGGGTATGGGTCGGTGTTTCTTTTTGCGGCGGTTGCCGCTGCTGCGGGTGTTGGGCTGTCTACTCTTCTTTATCTTCGGAATGCTAAGGTCACTAATTTGCCTGCGGCGCTTTGAGGTTTTTTTGGTGCTTGGTGTTTAGGCTTTTTGTGATCTTCGGGGGTTGGCCTTTCCTTGCTTTGTTAGTGGTCTATTGGCGTTGCCCCTGTGCGGGGCGGCACCTACTTTCTTTGCCGCGGCAAAGAAAGTAGGCAAAGAAAGCCGCTTTGAACCGCTAGCTCATAAGCGGGTCCCTCGCACAGCCGCGGTAGTGGTCCATCTGGAATCGGGGTTCTCGCGCATTCCGCCTCAGTGACAAGGCCGTCATACCTCCCGCCTCGCGCTCCGCGCTCGTCGGAACGGTCGGCTTCCGGCGCCTGGCCCTTGGCCCTTGGCCCTGGCTCCGGTCCGGTCCGGTCCGGTCCGGTCCGGTCCGGCGCAGCAGTGTTCCGTGACTCTCAATGCGCAGTCGCTCTCGTTCGAGCGATCGTTTTGAATCGTGCTGGTTCGCGGTGCTTGGCTTGCGTTTCGTTACGGTCTTCTCGGGTTTCGGATGCCCTCCGCGTCGCTTTGGCAAGAACTTTCGCTGCATGGCGCGCTGTGATCCGGCTTTGCACCACTCCCCTCGCGTCCAGCGCAATGACCTGATATAGCTCACGGTCAGTCTCGACTTCGTATTGGTAGTCCTCAACGGTGTCGAGCAACAGTTCAAGCAACCGTCGCTGGCGATGTCTCTCCTCCCTTGTCACAGCCGGACTCCTAACTATCGAGGCCACAAGCGTCGCCAATTTGTCTAATTGGCTTAATTGCCGTTCGATCAATCCGAATGCGGACAGCGCCAGTTTCTCGTATTGAAGCGCGTCAACGGGCGGCCGCGATATGGTTCGTGTACGTTTGACGGATTTACTCATGGCGCGATCTCCCTAAACTTGTCTGGATCGCTCACCTCGCGCTTGTACGGTGGTGAGCGGGCACATTGACGGGATTCGCAGACCGGCACACAGAACCAAGAACCGGCGAGCCGTGGGGCTCCCCCGCCAAGGCCCGCCCATTGTGATCAGGCGTGCAAAGGCAGCCGCGCACTTGCTAGTGCAAGCATGCGAATTCTGTGTGAGGCAGGCTGCGAAACCTGTTGTCGTGAAGTACACGACAAAACGAGTTTAAACATATCGCGTTACGAGCGATCACCCGAACGAGCTAAAACGCGTACGCGGCAACCAATTCCGAAATTGCCCAATAATCTGCCAGAGTAAAGGACTACGACGCAGAAGAAACTTCCGCAAATACCGCAGCGAATGATTCGCGAGGCGCGTGCCCAATCCCATTAGCGAGATGCATGATCAATTCATGCCTGACGACATTTCTGGGCGGCGAGATGCGTCCAGTTGCCTTCAAAAATCAGCGACCATTCATGGACCGACGTGCCCTGCTGAAGAGCGAGCCACGTTTGGTGCGCGGAGCACATTGAGCCTTACCGTCCGCGCGATCTCCGCGGGTCGAAGCCGACGGCCTGCGGCGCACACAAATTGACATGGGCCAACCCCGTTGTGTTGGAATGAGAGGCGCGTTTGGCGCGCGGGGCGCTTTGAAACTTATGGGCCGAGCGCCACGGCCGAGACGAAGCCGACGGCCCGGCCGCGCACAAATTGATGATGGGCCGCCGCGGTGCTGCTGGAATGCAAGAGGCGTTTGGCGCGCGGGGCGCATT from Paraburkholderia aromaticivorans includes:
- a CDS encoding MFS transporter produces the protein MSTDSATPRSEFATTMQIIPVVFFTFLCYLTIGIPLAVLPGYVHDDLGYSAVLAGAAISVQYLATLASRPLAGRSADTLGPKRTVTIGLMGCGASGVLLLLAVLCGRWPVLSLGLLVCSRLVLGFGESLCGTGAILWGIGRVGTSNNARVISWNGIATYGALAIGAPLGVAIEHTVGFAALGILVILLAALGFYLARPIAPVPIVHGERMSYRSVFTRVLPHGIGLALGSVGFGSIATFITLFYAAKHWPNAALSLTVFGTLFIGARLLFANTIKTYGGFRVAIASFSFECAGLLMLWLAPEPHVALAGAALTGFGFALVFPALGVEAVGLVPPASRGAALSAYSVFLDLSLGITGPLAGYIAGEFGYGSVFLFAAVAAAAGVGLSTLLYLRNAKVTNLPAAL
- the xdhA gene encoding xanthine dehydrogenase small subunit, whose product is MTEPIRFYHRNAIREIKDAPVTRTVLQYLREDAHCTGTKEGCAEGDCGACTVVIGERNEAGGVDFKAVNACIQFVPTLDGKALFTVEDLRQPDGSLHPVQEAMVECHGSQCGFCTPGFVMSMWSLYEKHGHEHSCANKTVPSREAISNALTGNLCRCTGYRPIVDAAVRMFEAPAPKAPVNVEALATTLATLERKDTFHYQHAGQQFDAPRTVEALARIKEAEPAARILAGSTDIGLWVTKQMRELGNIVYVGQITELQKLETNDEWIEIGAGVSVEKAYAEIAKQYPELIEMWQRFASLPIRNAGTLGGNIANGSPIGDSMPGLIALGARVIVRGGEIEREMPLEDLYLAYQKKDMAEHEFVVGLKVPTRTGVRRNLQFRTYKLSKRFDSDISAVCAAFAFIADGNLIREPRIAFGGMAATSKRATHAEAVLRDAEWHEATAQAAMLALGNDYAPLSDMRATSHYRLESAKNTLYRFWLETRPNNPLPKSALDVRAVAAACAPVGA